In one Bryobacteraceae bacterium genomic region, the following are encoded:
- a CDS encoding aminotransferase class IV produces the protein MHKLLLHNGRIVPTSERGISPGQVGFLNGWGVFSTIRVVDGVLFAFERHWARMSRDAELLHVPMPARDAFHADLLRLINANDARNATLRTAVVRNRGGFFEGEGIESDFDVVAFTTGLNRWGESVALGVQADARHGSSPFAGTKVTSWVQNLTFLENARAQGYDEVVLLDEHGRVSECTSANIFAEVRTGEVYTPPLFSGCLPGVTRAILLEEIRADQYEIREKHLSLDDLYAAPSVFITSTTRELLPVAAIAGRPLLRTGNAAWDLQAAFSSYMRAYAAKTSPVGTH, from the coding sequence ATGCACAAGCTCCTTCTCCATAACGGCCGGATCGTACCCACTTCGGAACGCGGCATCTCGCCGGGCCAGGTGGGCTTCCTAAACGGCTGGGGTGTTTTTTCCACGATCCGCGTGGTCGACGGGGTCCTGTTCGCTTTTGAGCGGCACTGGGCCCGGATGTCGCGCGATGCCGAGCTGCTGCACGTCCCGATGCCCGCCCGCGACGCGTTCCACGCCGACCTCCTGCGCCTCATCAATGCGAATGACGCCCGCAACGCCACGCTCCGCACGGCGGTGGTCCGCAACCGGGGCGGGTTCTTCGAGGGCGAAGGGATCGAGTCGGATTTCGACGTGGTCGCCTTCACCACCGGTCTGAACCGCTGGGGCGAAAGCGTCGCGCTCGGCGTTCAGGCGGACGCCCGTCACGGGTCATCCCCGTTTGCGGGCACGAAAGTAACTTCCTGGGTGCAGAACCTCACCTTCCTCGAGAACGCCCGGGCCCAGGGGTACGACGAAGTGGTGCTGCTCGACGAGCACGGCCGGGTGAGCGAGTGTACGTCAGCCAACATTTTCGCCGAGGTCCGGACGGGGGAAGTTTACACTCCGCCGCTGTTTTCCGGGTGTCTGCCGGGCGTGACGCGTGCGATCCTGCTCGAAGAAATCCGGGCGGACCAGTACGAGATCCGCGAAAAGCACCTCTCGCTCGACGACCTCTACGCCGCGCCTTCGGTTTTCATCACTTCGACGACGCGCGAACTGCTTCCGGTGGCCGCCATCGCCGGACGGCCGCTCCTCCGTACGGGCAACGCAGCCTGGGACTTACAGGCGGCCTTTTCCAGTTACATGCGGGCTTACGCAGCCAAAACGTCGCCGGTTGGTACGCACTAA
- the waaF gene encoding lipopolysaccharide heptosyltransferase II gives MSAPPRPLPQPNPTSPNWPADPARILIRATNWVGDAVMSLPAIRAVRERFPVAHVALIGFPWVWELYARETFLDEFVPLTGRRGWRDFGVKFELASELRRRRFDMALLLPNSFESAALAYAAGVPDRCGYDRDGRGALLSHPVPRPRPGETPRHESFYYLELLRRLGWIPALPPPGEILFENRDAMAVAGGAKLAVAGFGGEVVGVCPGAAFGTAKRWLPERFAEAARRVMDATGADAAVFGTPAERDVCETVARAIGSRARNLAGSTSLADFIEMAAACLLFLTNDSGSMHVASAAGTPTVAIFGATDATATGPSSARAVVVSRKVECSPCLLRECPIDHRCMLAVEPATVAETALNLLK, from the coding sequence ATGAGCGCTCCGCCGCGCCCGCTTCCGCAACCCAACCCGACGTCTCCCAACTGGCCCGCTGACCCCGCCCGGATCCTCATTCGCGCCACCAACTGGGTGGGCGACGCGGTGATGTCACTGCCGGCTATTCGTGCCGTCCGCGAGCGTTTCCCCGTCGCTCACGTGGCGCTGATCGGATTTCCGTGGGTCTGGGAGTTGTACGCGCGGGAGACGTTCCTCGACGAGTTCGTCCCGCTCACTGGCAGGCGCGGGTGGCGGGATTTCGGCGTCAAGTTCGAACTCGCATCTGAGCTGCGGCGGCGCCGGTTCGACATGGCGCTGCTGCTGCCGAATTCCTTCGAATCGGCCGCCCTGGCCTACGCGGCGGGCGTGCCGGACCGTTGCGGCTACGATCGGGACGGGCGTGGGGCCCTGCTTTCCCACCCGGTTCCCCGCCCCCGGCCGGGCGAGACGCCGCGCCACGAGTCGTTCTACTATCTGGAGTTGCTGCGGCGGCTCGGCTGGATTCCGGCTTTGCCGCCGCCCGGGGAGATCCTGTTCGAGAATCGCGATGCGATGGCGGTGGCGGGCGGGGCGAAGCTCGCGGTGGCCGGTTTCGGCGGCGAGGTAGTTGGCGTCTGTCCCGGGGCGGCGTTCGGTACGGCGAAACGGTGGCTCCCGGAGCGTTTCGCGGAGGCCGCGCGGCGGGTGATGGACGCAACCGGCGCGGACGCCGCGGTTTTCGGGACCCCGGCCGAGCGCGACGTATGTGAGACGGTTGCGAGGGCGATCGGCTCTCGGGCGCGCAACCTGGCCGGCAGCACGTCGCTTGCCGACTTCATCGAAATGGCCGCCGCCTGCCTATTGTTTCTGACGAACGATTCGGGGTCGATGCACGTCGCCTCGGCGGCGGGCACGCCTACGGTGGCGATCTTCGGCGCGACGGACGCCACGGCTACCGGGCCTTCGAGCGCACGGGCCGTGGTTGTGTCGCGAAAAGTCGAGTGCAGCCCGTGCCTGCTACGGGAATGCCCGATCGACCATCGCTGCATGCTCGCCGTGGAACCGGCGACAGTGGCGGAGACCGCGCTGAACCTGCTCAAATAA
- a CDS encoding glycosyltransferase family 9 protein — MGDIIHALPAAATIRTAIGDCALTWMVEPKWAPLLEGNPYVDAVLPFDRRSLGGLASAVRQLRAGGFELALDLQGLIKSAIAGAIARPDRIFGLHRSLVRERPAAFFYSTEVRSEAAHVVDRYLDVALAAGGGRPAKLFPIPAGAAEGQLPAGRFVLGCPFAGWRSKQWPLEHWAALGERLQAVGVPLVLNGPPSEAAALAGVAHTQAHTSGLPGLIDATRKATGVVGVDSGPLHLAAALERPGVAIFGPTDPARNGPYGGAIRVLRATDAETTYRRGAEIATSMRAIDPDSVFETLTAAVAAERDSLSR; from the coding sequence ATGGGCGATATTATCCACGCGCTGCCCGCCGCGGCCACCATCCGCACTGCGATCGGCGATTGCGCGCTCACGTGGATGGTGGAGCCGAAGTGGGCGCCGCTGCTCGAGGGCAATCCGTACGTCGACGCCGTGCTGCCGTTCGACCGGCGGTCACTGGGCGGCCTCGCGAGCGCAGTGCGGCAGCTTCGCGCCGGAGGATTCGAACTCGCGCTGGACTTGCAGGGGCTGATCAAGTCCGCCATCGCCGGCGCCATCGCGCGGCCGGACCGGATTTTCGGCCTGCATCGGTCACTCGTTCGGGAGCGCCCGGCGGCATTCTTTTATTCGACCGAGGTGCGGTCCGAGGCGGCGCATGTGGTCGACCGTTACCTCGACGTGGCGCTGGCGGCCGGGGGCGGGCGACCGGCAAAGCTTTTCCCCATCCCGGCGGGGGCGGCGGAAGGCCAGTTGCCAGCCGGGCGATTCGTGCTCGGGTGCCCGTTCGCCGGGTGGCGTTCGAAGCAATGGCCGCTCGAACATTGGGCGGCGCTCGGCGAGCGGCTACAGGCCGTGGGCGTGCCGCTGGTGCTGAATGGGCCACCGTCGGAAGCGGCGGCGCTGGCCGGGGTGGCGCATACGCAGGCGCACACGTCCGGGCTTCCGGGATTGATCGACGCGACGCGGAAGGCCACCGGCGTGGTGGGCGTGGACAGCGGGCCGCTGCACCTGGCGGCGGCGCTCGAGAGGCCCGGAGTAGCGATCTTCGGGCCAACGGATCCGGCGCGGAACGGCCCCTACGGCGGAGCCATCCGCGTGCTGCGCGCCACCGATGCGGAGACCACGTATAGGCGCGGCGCCGAAATCGCCACTTCGATGCGCGCCATCGATCCTGATTCCGTGTTTGAAACGTTAACCGCCGCCGTAGCCGCCGAGAGAGACAGCCTGAGCCGATGA
- a CDS encoding methyltransferase, which translates to MTPHPHTRYRRYWFPKHYADEVQRLRVPLGFVMVAIFAWRADPQSWSLIAGGGIAAIGLLLRAWAAGHLAKNQILATTGPFGHVRNPLYIGTLTVAMGVALAAREVWLAILFAAAFVFVYLPAVELEEQHLRALFSDYADYAEEVPMLAPRWKTAYGGGRFRWALWARNQEYQALLGLSAGFAYLAWRAGVLAAPW; encoded by the coding sequence ATGACGCCGCATCCACATACCCGCTACCGCCGCTACTGGTTTCCGAAGCACTATGCCGACGAAGTGCAGCGGTTACGCGTCCCGCTCGGATTCGTGATGGTTGCGATCTTCGCGTGGCGCGCGGATCCGCAGTCGTGGTCGTTAATCGCGGGCGGCGGGATCGCGGCGATCGGGCTGCTGCTCCGGGCGTGGGCGGCCGGGCATCTGGCGAAGAATCAGATTCTCGCCACCACCGGACCGTTCGGGCACGTGCGGAATCCGCTCTACATCGGGACGCTGACCGTGGCGATGGGAGTGGCGCTCGCCGCGCGGGAGGTGTGGTTGGCGATTCTGTTCGCGGCGGCGTTCGTGTTCGTGTATCTGCCGGCCGTGGAGTTGGAGGAACAGCACCTGCGAGCTCTGTTTTCCGACTATGCGGACTACGCGGAGGAGGTGCCGATGCTGGCGCCGCGCTGGAAGACGGCTTATGGCGGCGGACGGTTCCGGTGGGCGCTTTGGGCGCGGAATCAGGAATACCAGGCCCTGCTCGGGCTGAGCGCGGGATTCGCGTACCTGGCCTGGAGAGCGGGCGTGTTGGCGGCTCCCTGGTAG